A segment of the Agromyces sp. H17E-10 genome:
ATCGACGGCGTCGGCGACCACGACATCGACGGCAAGGTCGAGGGGTTCGGGCAGCTGCAGTTGAAGTCGAGCGTCGTCAAGAAGGCGTGAGCGTGGCGCCGAACAGCGAAGTGCGCGCCGCGTACGGCGCGCGGGCCGACGAGTACACCGCGCTCCTCGGCTCGGTCGAGGCGATGGCCGCTCCCGACCGGGAGACCATCGAAGGCTGGGCGCGTTCGCTCGACGGCCGGGCGCTCGACGTGGGCTGCGGACCCGGGCACTGGACCCAGCACGTGCGCGGGCTCGGCGTCGACATCACCGGTGTCGACCTGGTGCCCGAGTTCGTCGAGGGTGCACGTCGTCGGTTTCCCGATGTCCCATTCGAGCTCGGCGACCTCGAGGCGCTTCCGGCCGCGGATGACTCGCTCGGCGGCATCCTCGCCTGGTATTCCGTCATCCACACGCCGCCGGCCGACGTGCCCGGCATACTCGGCGAGTTCGCCCGCTGCATCCGCCCCGGAGGCTCACTGCTCATCGGGTTCTTCGACGGTGAGCGGGTCGAGCCGTTCGACCACGCGGTCGTCACCGCCTACTACTGGCCGGTGGTCGAGATGGCCGGGCTGCTCGTCGAGACGGGGTTCGACGTCGTCGAGACCCACACACGTACCGATCCGGGGCATCGCCCGTACGGTGCGATCCTCGCGCGGCGCATCGCTGTGTAGGAACTTCTGCGGTCGAGACGGCGTGTCGCGGCGGCCGGCACGGCGTGTCGGTGGTTCTTCCTGCAGTCGGGGACGCGTCCCGCGGAGCGATTGCCGCCGACGGGTGCCGACCGGTAGGAAAGAGGGATGCTGCGCGGCAAGACGATCGGGCTCCGAGCCCGGCACGACGACGACATCCCGATCCTCCTGGCCGAGCTCTACGACGACCCGGTCAATTCGGCGCGCGCCGAAGGGCGGCCATGGCGCCCGCTGACTCCGGGTACGAAAGACCGTCGGCTGGTGGTGGACGAGTCGGCCGAGGGCCTCGTGCAGTTCTCGGTCGTCGAGCTCGAGGGCGGCACCCTCGTCGGTTCGGCGACGTTCTGGGGCATCGACACCCACAACCGGAGTGCCCACATCGGCCTCGGCCTGCTGCCGTCCACGCGCGGCAAGGGTTATGGCACCGATGTGGTTGCGACGCTCTGCGAGTACGGATTCGCATTCCGTGGCATGCACCGGCTGCAGATCGAGACGCTCGCCGACAACCATGCGATGCTGCGCGCCGCCGAGCACAACGGCTTCGTGCGCGAGGGCGTGCTCCGCTCGTCGGCGTGGGTCGTCGGCGAGCACCTCGACGAGGTGATCCTCGGTCTGCTCGCCGACGAGTGGCGCGCGCGACAGGCGTAGGCCTCAGACCCGCAGTGCCGACTCCTCGCGGAGGCGCGGCTCGACGCGCTGGTCGGGGCGCACGCCCGCCTTGTCGGCGTAGAACTCGCGGATCCGGTCCATGTCGGCGGCGACGTCGCCGGTGAGGTCCATCGTCGGCCCGAGACCCGTCGTCATCGTCGTGCGGTCGACGTAGCCGAGCGTGACCGGCATGCCCGTCTCGCGCGCGATGCGATAGAAGCCCGACTTCCAGTACTCGTGGGCGCCGCGGGTGCCGTCGGGCGTCACGACGAGCCCGAACACCTCGCCGGCGCGGACGCGCGCGACGACTTCGTCGACGACACGACTCGGGTCAGTGCGGTCGACTGGGATGCCGCCGAGTGCACGCATGATGGGTCCGCGCCATCCTGCGAACAGGCTCTTCTTGCCGAGCCAGCGCACGTCGATGCCGAGCCGCCAAGCGATGCCGAGCATGAGCACGAAGTCCCAGTTCGACGTGTGCGGTGCGCCGATGAGCACCGAGGGACGGTCGGGAGCGGGCTCGCTCCGGAAGGTCCACCGGCTGAGAGCCCAGTAGACGCGGGAGACGAGGCGACGCAGCATCCCGCAACCGTATGCGATCGCATATGTCCGTTTCGGTATGAGTCGCGCCGGTCGCCGTGACATCGTCGCATGCAGCAGGATGTCTCGGATGAGCAACCCCGTCACCGTACATCTGCGCTATGAGATCGACCCCGACAAGATCGCCGAGTTCCGCGAGTACGGCGAGCGCTGGATCAGACTCGTGAACCGGCTCGGGGGCATGCACCACGGATACTTCCTGCCCAGCGAAGGCGACAGCGACGAGGCGTTCGCACTGTTCACGTTCCCGTCGCTCGCCGCCTACGAGCAGTACCGCCTCGCGTCGGCGGACGATGCCGAGTGCATCGAGGCGTTCCGCTACGCCGCCGAGACGAAGTGCATCCGCAGGTACGAGCGCCGCTTCCTCGCGCCCGTCTTCGAGTAGGCGGCACTCGGAGCCTGCGCTGACTAGGGTTGTCCGGTGACTGCAACACTCGTGGCCCAGGGACTCGCGGGCGGATACGCCCATCGCACGCTGTTCGAGGACCTCGACCTCACGGTCGCGCCGGGCGACGTGGTCGGCGTCGTCGGCGCCAACGGCGCCGGCAAGTCGACGCTGCTCGGCATCCTCGGCGGGGCGGTCGCACCACTCTCCGGCACCGTCTCGCTCGCGCCGTCGGACGCATTCGTCGGCTGGCTGCCGCAGGAGCACGAGCGGGTCGACGGCGAGACGATCGCGCAGTACGTCGCCCGGCGCACGGGTTGCGCCGAGGCATCCGCCCGCTTGGATGCGGCAGCCGAACTGCTCGCCCTGGCCGAGCCGCCCGCCGGCACGGACCCGGCCGACGAGTACTCGATCGCACTCGAGCGCTGGCTCGCCTCGGGCGCGGCCGATCTCGACGACCGGCTGCCGGCCGTGCTCGCCGAGCTCGGGCTCGCGGTCGGCGACGGCGAGACCGCCGACGGCACGACGCTCTCACCCGATTCGCTCATGACCGGGCTCTCGGGCGGGCAGGCCGCGCGCGTCGGCCTCGCTGCGCTCATCTGCTCGCGCTTCGACATCGTCTTGCTCGACGAACCGACGAACGACCTCGACCTCGACGGGCTCGCCCGGCTCGAGTCGTTCGTCGCGGGCCTGCGCGGCGGGGTCGTGCTCGTGAGCCACGACCGGGAGTTCCTCGCCCGCACGGTCACGAAGGTGCTCGAGCTCGACCTCGCCCAGCACTCCAACCGGGTCTACGGCGGCGGCTACGACGCCTACCTCGAGGAACGCGAGACGGTGCGACGTCACGCCCGCGAGGACTACGAGGAGTTCGCCGCGAAGAAGGCCGATCTCGTCGCCCGCGCCCGCGTGCAGCGGGAGTGGTCGAGCCAGGGCGTGCGCAACGCCATGAAGAAGTCGCCCGACAACGACAAGATCCGCCGCAAGGCCGCCACCGAGTCGAGCGAGAAGCAGGCGCAGAAGGTGCGCCAGATGGAGAGCCGCATCGCCCGCCTCGAGGAGGTCGAGGAGCCGCGCAAGGAGTGGAAGCTCGAGTTCACCATCGGGCAGGCGCCGCGTTCGTCGTCGGTCGTCGCCACGCTGGACGCGGCATCCGTCACCCGTGGCGACTTCACGCTGGGACCGGTGTCGCTGCAGGTGTCGGCGGGCGACCGCATCGGCATCACCGGGCCGAACGGCGCGGGCAAGTCGACGCTGCTCGCCCTGCTGCTCGGGCGCATCGCGCCCGACGGCGGGCGCGCGAGCCTCGGCTCGTCGGTCGCGATCGGCGAGATCGACCAGGCTCGGTCGCAGCTCGCCGGACCCACGCCGCTCGCCGACGCCTTCGAGTCGCTCGTGCCCGAGCTCAACGCGGGCGAGGTGCGCACCCTGCTCGCGAAGTTCGGGCTCAAGGCCGACCACGTGCTGCGGCCCGTCGACGACCTGTCGCCCGGCGAGCGCACGCGCGCGGGCATGGCGCTGCTGCAGGCGCGCGGGGTCAACGTGCTCGTGCTCGACGAGCCCACGAACCATCTCGACCTGCCCGCGATCGAGCAGCTCGAGGAGGCGATCGAGGGCTACGGGGGCACGTTGCTGCTCGTGACCCACGACCGCCGGATGCTGGAGCACGTGCGGCTCGACCGGCGCTGGCACGTCGAGGCGGGCCGCGTCACCGAGGTTTGAGGCGAGACATTCGTCGCGCAGGCGTGCAAGACTCGCGGCACGGGCGACACAAGCAGGGTGTGAGGAATGCCGATGCCACCGTCGCCGACGAGCCGACCGAGGGAGTGGCGATGCCCGTGAGCGCCGACCCGTCCGAGCCGTCGGGCCCGTCGGGTCCGTCGAATCGGCCTGATCGGGGCGTCGATGCGGGCGACGAGCCCGCAGCCGACCCGCTGCACGGCGTCGCGACGAGCGACGACGCCGCCTGGTTCACGGCACTCGTGCACGCCCATGCGACGGCCCTCGTGCGCTACTTCGCGCGGCGCGGTCCCCGCCAGGACGCCGAGGACCTCGCGTCAGAGGTCTTCGCGACCGCCTGGCGCCGCAGAGACGACGTGCCGCGCGACGCGGCGCTGCCGTGGCTGTATCGCACGGCGGGGTTCACGCTCGCGAACCATCGGCGCAAGCACGTCGACCTTCCGGTCGAAGACGTGCCCGAGGCGGGCGCCGTCCGCGTCGCGGACGACCCCGAGCTGAGCGCGCTCTTCGACGCCGAACTGCGCGGCGCCCTCGCGAGCGTCGGCGAGCGCGATAGGCGCATCCTCCTGCTGCACGCATGGGAGGGCCTCGACGGCGAGGAGCTCGCACAGGTGCTCGGCATCTCGAGATCGGGTGCGGATGCCGCGCTCTCACGTGCACGCAAGCGCCTGCGCGAGGCGTGGGGCGAGCGTCTGACCTTCTGACCCGAGAACGCGCGCAGGTGCAAGGTTCGGTGGGCGAGGCACATAAGCAGGGTGTACGCGGATCGACGGCGTACCCAGACGGAGGCAGATCGACATGAACGACGAGCGGGACACGAGCGAGCCGGGCGACGAGCGTGACGCCGTCGACGCCGGAAACGAGCGCGACGCGGTCGCGCGGCTGCGCGCGGCCGACCCGGCTGCCGGCCTCGAGGCTCGCGAGGGCTTCGCCGACGAGGTGGTCGCCCGGTCGATGGGGGGCGACGCGGTCGTCGCGCCGGGCGCGGTGGGCGATTCGGTGCGCGCTCCGGTCGCCGACTTGGACGCTGAGCGGACGCGACGTCGCCCGCGATGGATCGCGGTCGCTGCCGTCGCCGCTTCGCTCGTCGTCGTCGGCGGCGCCGGATTCGCGGCGGGCGCGGTGACAAACGCGGATTCGACCGTGGCCGGGCCGGCCGCGGCCCCGCCGATCTCACTGCAGGGCGGGCAGGCGGGGGCCTCGGGCGGCGGAGGCGCCGAGTCGACCGCCGGTCAAGCGATGCAGGGGCCGGTCGCGATGGATGCCTCGGGCAGCGCGTCGGGCAAGATGGCCGCCGACGCCTCGTACCCGTACGGCTTCGGCTACGGACGGAACGTCTTCACTGCGACGGGACTCGCGAGCGACGCCGGGACGGCGAAGGGATACGGGTTCGACGCGCGCTCCGCATCGAACCCCGAGACGGTCGGGGCGCTCGCGACGGCGCTCGGTGTCGACGGGACTCCCGAGCTCGTCGACGGGATGTGGCAGGTCGGGCCGAACGACGGAACGGCCCCGTCGGTCGGGGTGACGCTCGACGGCATGCTGAGCTTCTGGTACAACGACCCGGCACTCGACCCGTGGGCCGAGTGCAACAAGCTCCTCGAGACCGGCAACACCGATCAGCCGTGCGAACCGTCGCCCGATGAACTGCCGAGCCCCGACGCCGCCATCGCATCGATGAAGGCGCTCATCGCCGACGTCGGACAGGATCCGAACGCGTTCGAGTACAGTTCCGACGGCACGGAGGGCGTCTACACCAGATCGGTGCAGGCGTGGCCGGTCGTCGACGGTCAGCGACTCGACGTGGCGTGGTCGATGGAGGTGCTCGGCGAAGGAATCTACAGCGTGAGCGGGACGCTCGCGCCCGTCGTCTCCCTCGGCGACTACGGGATCGTGAGCGAGCAGGCCGCGTTCGAGCGACTCTCCGACCCGCGCTTCGGCGCCCAGATGACGGCCATGCCCTACCTGGCGCGGGCGGGCGGCGTGGCAGAAGGCGATGCGATCGCCTCGCCCGAACCGTACGTACCGCCGACCGAGCCGCCTGCGACGCCGGCGAAGGGCACGGCCGTCTCGCGGCCCGTGAACGAGGTCGAGATCGTCGACGCACGACTCGGGCTCGCGAGCCAGTGGCAGCCGGACGGCAGCGTCCTGGTGGTCCCGGCGTACGAGTTCACCGACGCGAACGGCGGCACCTGGTCGGTGATCGCGGTCGCCGACGAGGAGCTCGACTTCTCGGTCGAGTAGACGGCGTCGCGTACGGGCGGCCCCCGGCGGTTGACGCTGGCGGGCCGCCCGTCGTCGTGCGAGGCTGGGCGCATGCCCGAGTCGCCAGAGGTCCAAGCGCTCGCCGACGAGCTCGACGAGCGACTCCGCGGACATGAGATCACCGCGGTCGACGTCGTCGAGTTCCGCACCGTCAAGACGCGCACCGAACCGCCGTCGGCCCTCGTCGGCGAACGTGTCGAGAGCGTCGCCCGGCACGGCAAGCTGCTCGACTTCTCGTTCGCGACGGCCCACCTCGTCGTCTCGCTCGGCCGTCACGGCTGGGCCCGGTACGCGGCCGACGGGCCGATGGATGCCTCGGACGACGGCCGTCCGCCGGCGCTCGCGATCGTCGAGTTCGACGACGGGACCGTCCTCGAGTTCACCGACGCCGGGGAGTGGGTCTCGCTCGGGATGTGGGTCGTCGACGATCCGATCGCCGTGCCCGCGGTCGCGAAGCTCGGCCCCGACCCGGCGGACCCGCTGTTCACGCGGGCCGACTTCGATGCCGCGGTCGCCGGCCGACGCAAGCAGGTGAAGGCCGTGCTGCAGGAGCAGGAGTCGCTCGCCGGCATCGGCAACGCGTACTCCGACGAGATCCTGCACACGGCGAAGCTGTCGCCGATCGGCCATGCCGCCGCCCTCGACGAGACCGAACTCGACGGACTCTACGCGAGCACGGTCGGGGTCCTGAGCGCCGCGATCGGCGATCGCCGGGGCGTGCCGATCGACCGCCTCAAGGCCGAGAAGGTCGCGTCGATGCGGGTGCACGGCCGCGCGGGGGAGGCGTGTCCCGTGTGCGGGGACACCGTACGGGACTTCACCTTCGCGAGCACGACGGCGCAGTACTGCCCGACCTGTCAGACCCGCGGTGAGGCGCTGCCCCTGCGCTCGACCGACTAGCTTTCGGTGGTGACGCAGACGACGTCGTCGATCCAGCCGTACTCGTGGTCGTCGTCGCCGAAGATCACCGGCTCGGGCAGCCCGCGCGCGATGCTGCCCAGGGTTCGTCGTTCGGTGCGTTCCGGCCCTCCGGATTCCGACGACGAGAAGGCCAGTTCCACCTCGAGGCTCGCGCAGTCGGCGTCGGTGATGATCGCCGTCTGCCAGCAGCCGAGTTCGAACTCGGCAGGACACTCGTCGTCGTACCGTCCGTCGAAATAGGCCTCGATCGCCGCCGGGAAGCTGAAGCCGGTCTCGTCGGCGCTGAGGTGCTCGACCGGCGGCTGTTCGGCCTCGGGCTCCTCGCCCGACGCGGACGAGATGTTCGCCGTCGCCTGCCGGGAGATGGATGCGGCGGCGAAGCCCGCTGCCGCGCCGGCGCCGCCGACGACGAGGGTCGCGGCCACCGAGACGGCCACGATGGCCCCCGCCCCCATGCGCCGAGGGGTCGCAGGTGGCGCGGCGTGGAAGCCCGTCGATTCCGCGATCAGCGCGGCTCGTGCCGTCGCGAGCGTTGCGGCCCAGACCTCGGCAGCGGCACGATCGGCCGCGTCGTGGTACCTCGCAGGATGGCGCGCGTCGACGGCGTCGCGGTACGCGGCGTCGACGAGCTCGGGCGTCACGACGGCCGAAGGTGCGAGGCCCAGGGCGGCGCGGGCGGTGATGGGATCCACGACGCGATCATAGGACGCGGGCGCGCCCGGTCGGAACGCCGGAACCGGCGCGGTCTCAGGCGGCGAGCGGAGCGTGGTCGACCCGCACCCGGCTGATCGCGTCGGGCGCTGCGGTGAACCTGCCCGGCCGGCCGTCGGGCGTGACGTACTGCACGCGGATGCCGCGACCGACTCGCGTGATCTTCGTGACCTCGTAGGCGCGGTCGGCGGAGCTCACGAGCGTGTCGCCGACGTGCAGCTCGCGGGTCTGCCGCAGTTCTGTGACCTCCATAGTGAGATCGTCTCAGCACCCACCGACATCGCCGTCAGTCGGTGAGCACGTCGGCGAGCGCCGCGAGGATGGGAGCGCGCCCGAGCTCGATGTGCGCGTAGGCCAAGGATGCGGCGAGTTCGGCGTTGCCCGCGACGAGCGCGTCGAGGATCCGCTCGTGCTCGTGCGCCTGCTCCTCGTCGCGGGCCTCGTGCGTGAGGCGGAACACCCATTCCATGCGGCCGAGCATCGGCTCGAGACTGCGGATGAGCAGGTCGTTTCCCGAGAGCCGGACGATCTCGGCGTGGATGCGCAGGTTCGCCGAGATCCCCGCCGACTCGTCGCCGGCCGAGAACAGGTCCTCCGACTGCTCGACGAGCGCGGCGAGACGGTCGGGCGATTCGAGTCCCTGGGCGATGCGGCGCGCGGCCCGCCCGGTCGCGAACGGCTCGATGCAGAGGCGGGCGTCGAAGAGCTGCTCGAGGTCGCCGCGGGTGAAGAGCCGCACGACCGCCCCGCGACGCGGCTCGGTGACGACGAAGCCCTCGGACTCGAGCCGCTGCAGCGCGTGCCGGACGGGCACCCGCGACACCTCGTAGCGCTCGGCGAGCTCGCGTTCGATGAGCCGTGAGCCGGGCCGCGGGTCGCCGG
Coding sequences within it:
- a CDS encoding DNA-formamidopyrimidine glycosylase family protein — protein: MPESPEVQALADELDERLRGHEITAVDVVEFRTVKTRTEPPSALVGERVESVARHGKLLDFSFATAHLVVSLGRHGWARYAADGPMDASDDGRPPALAIVEFDDGTVLEFTDAGEWVSLGMWVVDDPIAVPAVAKLGPDPADPLFTRADFDAAVAGRRKQVKAVLQEQESLAGIGNAYSDEILHTAKLSPIGHAAALDETELDGLYASTVGVLSAAIGDRRGVPIDRLKAEKVASMRVHGRAGEACPVCGDTVRDFTFASTTAQYCPTCQTRGEALPLRSTD
- a CDS encoding NIPSNAP family protein, whose amino-acid sequence is MSNPVTVHLRYEIDPDKIAEFREYGERWIRLVNRLGGMHHGYFLPSEGDSDEAFALFTFPSLAAYEQYRLASADDAECIEAFRYAAETKCIRRYERRFLAPVFE
- a CDS encoding ABC-F family ATP-binding cassette domain-containing protein, yielding MTATLVAQGLAGGYAHRTLFEDLDLTVAPGDVVGVVGANGAGKSTLLGILGGAVAPLSGTVSLAPSDAFVGWLPQEHERVDGETIAQYVARRTGCAEASARLDAAAELLALAEPPAGTDPADEYSIALERWLASGAADLDDRLPAVLAELGLAVGDGETADGTTLSPDSLMTGLSGGQAARVGLAALICSRFDIVLLDEPTNDLDLDGLARLESFVAGLRGGVVLVSHDREFLARTVTKVLELDLAQHSNRVYGGGYDAYLEERETVRRHAREDYEEFAAKKADLVARARVQREWSSQGVRNAMKKSPDNDKIRRKAATESSEKQAQKVRQMESRIARLEEVEEPRKEWKLEFTIGQAPRSSSVVATLDAASVTRGDFTLGPVSLQVSAGDRIGITGPNGAGKSTLLALLLGRIAPDGGRASLGSSVAIGEIDQARSQLAGPTPLADAFESLVPELNAGEVRTLLAKFGLKADHVLRPVDDLSPGERTRAGMALLQARGVNVLVLDEPTNHLDLPAIEQLEEAIEGYGGTLLLVTHDRRMLEHVRLDRRWHVEAGRVTEV
- a CDS encoding 1-acyl-sn-glycerol-3-phosphate acyltransferase; its protein translation is MLRRLVSRVYWALSRWTFRSEPAPDRPSVLIGAPHTSNWDFVLMLGIAWRLGIDVRWLGKKSLFAGWRGPIMRALGGIPVDRTDPSRVVDEVVARVRAGEVFGLVVTPDGTRGAHEYWKSGFYRIARETGMPVTLGYVDRTTMTTGLGPTMDLTGDVAADMDRIREFYADKAGVRPDQRVEPRLREESALRV
- a CDS encoding class I SAM-dependent DNA methyltransferase is translated as MAPNSEVRAAYGARADEYTALLGSVEAMAAPDRETIEGWARSLDGRALDVGCGPGHWTQHVRGLGVDITGVDLVPEFVEGARRRFPDVPFELGDLEALPAADDSLGGILAWYSVIHTPPADVPGILGEFARCIRPGGSLLIGFFDGERVEPFDHAVVTAYYWPVVEMAGLLVETGFDVVETHTRTDPGHRPYGAILARRIAV
- a CDS encoding GNAT family N-acetyltransferase; translation: MLRGKTIGLRARHDDDIPILLAELYDDPVNSARAEGRPWRPLTPGTKDRRLVVDESAEGLVQFSVVELEGGTLVGSATFWGIDTHNRSAHIGLGLLPSTRGKGYGTDVVATLCEYGFAFRGMHRLQIETLADNHAMLRAAEHNGFVREGVLRSSAWVVGEHLDEVILGLLADEWRARQA
- a CDS encoding GntR family transcriptional regulator, yielding MGEPNERTDEALADVVYRALLQAIIAGDPRPGSRLIERELAERYEVSRVPVRHALQRLESEGFVVTEPRRGAVVRLFTRGDLEQLFDARLCIEPFATGRAARRIAQGLESPDRLAALVEQSEDLFSAGDESAGISANLRIHAEIVRLSGNDLLIRSLEPMLGRMEWVFRLTHEARDEEQAHEHERILDALVAGNAELAASLAYAHIELGRAPILAALADVLTD
- a CDS encoding RNA polymerase sigma factor; this translates as MRNADATVADEPTEGVAMPVSADPSEPSGPSGPSNRPDRGVDAGDEPAADPLHGVATSDDAAWFTALVHAHATALVRYFARRGPRQDAEDLASEVFATAWRRRDDVPRDAALPWLYRTAGFTLANHRRKHVDLPVEDVPEAGAVRVADDPELSALFDAELRGALASVGERDRRILLLHAWEGLDGEELAQVLGISRSGADAALSRARKRLREAWGERLTF